In Aphelocoma coerulescens isolate FSJ_1873_10779 chromosome 3, UR_Acoe_1.0, whole genome shotgun sequence, a single window of DNA contains:
- the CYP1B1 gene encoding cytochrome P450 1B1 produces MEAACNSMALEKLGEALGGIPPLQSSLLLLLCLLAAIHLGKLLLQHQQRRRQGQRRAPPGPFPWPLIGNAAQLGSAPHLSFARLASTYGAVFQLRLGRWPVVVLNGERAIRQALVRQGAAFAGRPPFPSFQLVSGGLSLAFGGYSELWKLHRRAAHATVRAFSTGSPATRRLLEQHLVGEARALVALLVRGSAGGAFLDPSRVLVVAVANVMSALCFGRRYSHGDGEFLRIVGRNEQFGRAVGAGSLVDALPWLQRFPSPIRAAYRAFRDLNRDFYGFVRGKFLQHQRSLRPGAAPRDMMDAFIRLQREQPWLQLEHVPATVTDIFGASQDTLSTALQWLLIFLIRYPKVQAKMQEEVDRIVGRDRLPCVEDQPHLPYIMAFLYESMRFSSFVPVTIPHATTTNTFIMGYLIPKDTVIFVNQWSVNHDPAKWSNPEDFDPTRFLDENGFINKDLTSSVMIFSLGKRRCIGEELSKVQLFLFTSILVHQCNFTANPNEDPKMDFTYGLTIKPKPFTLNVTLRDTMDLLDQAVQRLQAEKAASESQLSANA; encoded by the exons ATGGAAGCAGCGTGCAACAG CATGGCCCTCGAGAAGCTCGGGGAAGCGTTGGGCGGCATCCCCCCGTTGCAAagctccctcctgctcctcctctgcctgctcGCCGCCATCCACCTGGGcaagctcctcctgcagcatcaGCAGCGCCGGCGGCAGGGCCAGCGACGGGCGCCGCCGGGACCTTTCCCCTGGCCCCTGATCGGCAACGCGGCGCAGCTGGGCAGCGCCCCGCACCTCTCCTTCGCCCGGCTGGCCAGCACCTACGGCGCCGTGTTCCAGCTGCGCCTGGGGCGCTGGCCCGTCGTGGTGCTGAACGGGGAGCGCGCCATCCGCCAGGCCCTCGTCCGCCAGGGGGCCGCCTTCGCCGGCCGCCCGCCCTTCCCGTCCTTCCAGCTGGTGTCGGGCGGGCTCAGCCTGGCCTTCGGCGGATACTCGGAGCTCTGGAAGCTGCACCGGCGGGCGGCGCACGCCACGGTGCGCGCCTTCTCCACGGGCAGCCCCGCCACCCGCCGCCTGCTCGAGCAGCACCTGGTGGGCGAGGCGCGGGCGCTGGTGGCGCTGCTGGTGCGCGGCAGCGCCGGCGGCGCCTTCCTCGACCCCTCGCGCGTCCTGGTGGTGGCCGTGGCCAACGTGATGAGCGCCCTGTGCTTCGGCCGCCGCTACAGCCatggcgacggcgagttcctgCGGATCGTGGGGCGCAACGAGCAGTTCGGGCGGGCGGTGGGCGCCGGCAGCCTGGTGGACGCGCTGCCCTGGCTCCAGCgcttccccagccccatccgCGCCGCCTACCGCGCCTTCCGCGACCTCAACCGCGACTTCTACGGCTTCGTCCGCGGCAAGTTCCTGCAGCACCAGCGCAGCTTgcgccccggggccgccccccgcgaCATGATGGACGCCTTCATCCGCCTGCAGCGGGAGCAGCCGTGGCTGCAGCTCGAGCACGTGCCCGCCACTGTCACCGACATCTTCGGCGCCAGCCAGGACACCCTCTCCACCGCCCTGCAGTggctcctcatcttcctcatcaG GTACCCAAAAGTGCAGGCTAAAATGCAAGAAGAAGTGGATAGGATTGTTGGAAGAGACCGTCTGCCATGTGTTGAAGATCAGCCTCACCTGCCCTACATCATGGCTTTCCTGTATGAATCCATGCGTTTCAGCAGCTTTGTGCCTGTGACTATCCCACATGCCACCACCACCAACACCTTCATCATGGGCTACCTCATTCCCAAGGACACCGTCATCTTTGTAAATCAGTGGTCAGTGAATCATGACCCAGCAAAATGGTCCAACCCAGAAGATTTTGATCCAACGAGATTCCTGGATGAGAATGGGTTCATCAATAAAGATCTTACCAGTAGCGTGATGATTTTCTCATTGGGAAAACGTCGGTGTATTGGAGAGGAGTTATCCAAGGTGCAGCTCTTTCTCTTTACCTCCATACTGGTGCATCAGTGCAATTTTACTGCTAATCCAAATGAGGACCCTAAAATGGACTTCACCTATGGGCTGACCATTAAACCTAAGCCATTCACCTTGAATGTTACACTTAGAGATACTATGGATTTGCTTGATCAGGCTGTCCAAAGACTGCAAGCAGAGAAAGCAGCCAGTGAAAGCCAGCTGTCAGCAAATGCCTAA